The window GCCCGTCCAGCGCGGGTCCATCACCTCTTCACCGTAACTGCCTGGCCACACATCGCTGCCGCCCATCAGCACGACGCCATCTAACCAGTCGGCGTAATCGGTCATTTGCGCATCACCCACTTGCGTATCGCCTTCAGGCGAAGGAATCATGACCGCCAGATCACCTTGCGACATGACCCAGTGGGCCACTGATTGTTCTATGTATTGAAGCGTCTTGCCTTTGAAAATAGGACGCTCGTTGTCTGGGTGGAAAAAGCAAGCCGAGATGCCAATTTTGAGACGTTTGGTATTGGAGGACATGAACGCGCAAGCCTTCAATTACATGGCAGCCTTGAACAGCTTCTCAAAATCGGCTGCAGTGCAAGGACGTGGGTTGGTTTGATGGCAGATGTCGGCGGTGGCAATTTCAACCAGGCGCGCCATGTGTTCTGGCTTCACGCCATGAGTGGACAAGCTGCCTGTGATGCCGATGGACGCTTTCAATTCTTTGAGCCATGTCACGAAGGCACTGCCGCCGCCTTTGACATTGCAAACATGGGCCAGTTCGTTGAATTTTTCGGGCACGGCTTCGTAGTTCCAAGCCATGACCACATCGATCATGAGCGCATTGGCCAAGCCGTGGTGCATATCGACCACCGCACCCAATGCATGTGCGCAAGAGTGCACCGCCCCCAAATCTTTTTGGAACGCAATGGCGCCCATCATGGACGACATCATCATGTCGCTGCGGGCTTTGAGGTTGCTAGGCTCGTGGACCGCAGTGTGCAGCGCTGCCGCGCCAATGCGAGTGCCTTCTAAAGCGATGCCATCGCACAAGGGGTGGTAGGCAGGTGACAAGTAGCTTTCAATGTTGTGCGTCAGCGCATCCATGCCGGTGGCTGCGGTAATTTTGCCGGGCAAGCCCACGGTCAATTCTGGATCTGCAAAAACCGTTTGTGCCAACAACTTGGGATGGAAGATCACGCGCTTTTGGTGTGTGTCGTCCTCGCTGACCACGCTAGAGCGACCCACTTCTGAGCCAGTGCCAGAGGTGGTGGGCAAGGCCACAAAGTAAGGCAGGGCACCTGAGATGCTGCGCACCTTGGGATGGTCCCATGCGTATTCCAAGATGGGGCCGTCATGGGTGGCCGACAAGCCCACCACTTTGGCCACATCCAATGAGGCACCGCCACCCAAGCCAATCACGCAATCGGCCTTGTGGGCATTGAAAGCCACGCCGCCTGCTGTCACTTGTGAGGCGGTGGGGTTGCCATGCACACCGGCATAAACGGCGACATCTAAGCCAGCCAAGTGGCTGATGAATTCGGCCATGAGGGGCAGGTCTGCCATGGCTTTGTCGGTCACGATGAGAGGGCGCTTGTAGCCTAAATCTTGGAGGTGTTTGCCCACCAACTTGCGGGCGCCCACGCCAAAGTGGATGGGGGTGGGGAAGGAGAATTTATCAATGCTCATGAAGGTGTCCAGTTGGGTCTGAAAAATTAAATGATTTCGAAATAGCGCTTGAGTTCCCAATCGGTCACGCCATCGAGCCATTGGCGCCACTCCCATTCTCGGGTGGCCGCAAAGTGATCCACAAATGTATCGCCTAACCAATCGCGTGCTACTTTGGACTGTTGGAAATTGCGGGTGGTTTCGATCAGTGTGCGGGGTGCACGGGGAATGTTCTCGGCACCACCGTTGGTGCCATGAATGGCCGGCGCGGTGAGCTTCATGCCTTTTTCCACGCCGTCCAAACCGGCAGCAATGACGGCTGCCATGGCCAGGTAAGGGTTGACGTCGGCGCCAGGGCAACGTGTTTCGAGGCGAGTCGATTTGGGCGAGCCAGAAATGACGCGGAAGCTGGCCGTTCGGTTGTCGATGCCCCAAGTGGGCTTCACAGGTGCCCAGAAACCATCCACCAAGCGCTTGTAGCTGTTGATGGTGGGCCAGAACATGGGGGCAAATTCCATCAAGTGCGCAACTTGCCCTGCCAAGTAACTTTCAAACACTTTGCTCATGCCATGACGGCCTTTGGCGTCGGCAAACAAATTCATTTTGCCATCGCTCAGGCTTTGGTGAATGTGGCCGCTGCAGCCCGGAAGTGCGGCGTTCCACTTGGCCATGAAACTGGGCATGATGCCAAAGCGTGCGCCAATTTCTTTGGTGCCTGTTTTGAACAAGATGGCTCGGTCGGCTTGTGTCAGCGCATCGCTGAAGGCAATGGCGGCTTCGTAAACACCTGGGCCTGTTTCGGTGTGCAAGCCTTCAATGGGCACGCCAAATTGAAGCATTTCATCTTGAATGGCGTTGAAAAACTCGCGGTTTTGATTCATGCGCAGCAAAGAGTAACCAAACATGCCGGGTGTCAAAGGAGTAGGGTCGACCCCCTTTTTGTGCTGCCATGAATGCGAGTCTTCTAAGAAGTTGAACCATTCAAATTCCATGCCGCACATGGGGCTCACCCCTAATTTTTCGGCGCGCTTCAGGACTTTCTTCAATGTTTGGCGAGGGCACAGGGGATGGGGTGTGCCATCGCTGTTCACAAACTCGCCAATGAAGAAGGGCACGTTGTTGTCCCAGGGGACATTGCGCGCCGTGTTCAAGTCCAGGCGCGCCAGTGCATCTGGGAAGCCATGTTGCCAGCCCGTGACGGAGGTGTTGTCGTAGCACTGATCGGACGAGTCCCAACCAAACACCACGTCACAAAAGCCAAAGCCACCCGCAGGGTAGGGTTCTGCTGCGCCTTTGAATTTGTCGATGTGCAAGTACTTGCCACGCAAAATGCCGTCGATGTCACTCACAGCCACTTTGACTTTTTGAGCACCGCTTTTTTCAACCGCTTTGAGTGCGGGGTGTACTTTGGAGGTGGCCATGGTTTGTCCTTTACAAATTCAATGCGATAACAAGCATCAAGCGGGTGCGCCGCTGGCAATGCCCAATTCTTTCAATGTGAGTGCCACGGCATGCACGGCTTGTTGCATTTCAATGGGGCCAATGGCGCCAATGCAACCCACACGGAATGTTTCAATTTCAGTCAGCTTGCCAGGGTACAAAATGAAGCCATGCTTTTTGGCAGCTTCGTAGAATTTTCTGAATTCGTAGTTGGCATGCGCGGGCGCATGGAAAGTGACAATGATGGGTGCTTGCACAGAAGGGTCAAGATAAGGTTTGAAGCCCAGTGCTGCCATGCCCTCGATCAAGGTTTGGTAATTGCGCTGATAGCGTTTCAGGCGGGCAGGTTGGCCGCCTTCGTCTTCAAACTGCTGAATGGCTTCCGCCAAAGCGACCATCACATGGGTGGGGGGTGTGAAGCGCCACTGGCCCGTTTTCTCCATGTACACATATTGATCGTGCAAGTCCATGGCCAGCGAGGTGTTGTTGCCTGCGCAGTTGTCCAAAATGGCTTTGCGAATGAACACAAAGCCCATGCCAGGAACGCCTTCCAGGCATTTGCCACTGGCTGCAATGAGGGCATCGAAGCGGGTGCTGCGGGCATCAATTTCAATGGCAGCAAACGAGCTCATGGCATCGACAATCAAGCCCTTGTTGTGCTTTTCGCAAACCTTGGCCACTTCGTGCAAAGGGTTCAAAACACCGGCCCCTGTTTCGCAGTGAATCAAGACCACATGCGTGATGCTGGGATCTTTGACGAGCAAAGCTTCAAGTTCAATGGGAGAGACAGCTTTGTCTTCGGGTGTGGGTACCAATGTGGTTTTGCGCCCCATCATGGTGGAAATTTTGGCCGCACGTTTGCAATAGGCGCCGTTGTCCAACACCAAAATATGACCGCTGGGTGGGACCACTGTGGCCACTGCAGCTTCAACGCTGAAAGTGCCGCTGCCTTGTAAGGGCACCACCACATGAGTCTCTTGCCCCTGAATTACATTCAGCAAACTCTTGCGCACTCGTGCTGTCACGGCAATGAAGTCGCTGTCCCAAGAGCCCCAATCTCGCAGCATGGCCAATTTGGTTCGCAAGGTGGTGGTGAGGGGGCCGGGGGTGAGGAGAATGGCTTCGCGTTGCATGATGGAAATGTCTCTGTCGTTAAATGGATGCGTGAGATTAAATTGAACAATTATCGAACGCGCCAAGCTTGAGTTCGCTTGTCAACAAACCAGCTTAATAGCGCAAACAACAAAGTGGCCACGGTGGAAATTAATCCAATGAGCACCGCCATGGCGGCTGCGGCGCCAATATCGCCGGCCTCATCCAAATTCAAGATGGCAATGGAGGCTACTTTGGTTTCGGGTGAATACAAAAACACCACTGCCGAGATGGTGGTCATGGCATTGATGAAAAAGTAGCGCGCAATGTCCACCATGGCTGGCGTGCAGATAGGCAAGGTGACGCGCCAAAAAGTTTTGTAAAACGGCACTTTGAGCGAGGCACTGACTGATTCAAATTCGGCATCCAAAGATTTCAAAGCGGTGGTGGCCGTGAGGTGTCCAGTGGTGTAGAAGTGAACAATGGTGCAAAGCGTGAGCAAGGCCATGCTTTGGTACATGCCATGCAAAGGGTTGTTTGGCATGTTGAAGAAAAAGATATAACCCAAGCCCAAAACCAAACCAGGCACAGCCATTGGGATGACTGCCAGCAATTGAAGCGGTGCGCGCACGGCATTCATGCCTTTTGTTTTTTCAAGCAGGTAAGCAGTGACAAACACAAGCAAGGTGCCAAAGAATGCAGTGCCGCTGGCCATCTTCAGGCTGTTGACAAAGCCTTCACCTACTTCGCCATCCACCAAACCCAAGGTGTAGTGACGCAGGCTAGGGCTCAGGTCATAGGGCCAGAAGCTGGCAAAGGAAGCAAACACAGCCATGCCCAACATGGCCAGCATCAGGATGGCAATGAAGGTGCAATAAACCAGCATGATGGCATCGTGCCGCGCATTGGGTTTGGGCTGATAAGCGACTGCGCGGGCACTCAGCATGGCGGTCTGTCGTGCGCTGACATAGCGGTCAACGGCGAAGCTCAAGACTGCAGGAGAGAGCAGCAACAAAGCCACCACTGAACCTTTGGAA is drawn from Limnohabitans sp. 103DPR2 and contains these coding sequences:
- a CDS encoding glutamine synthetase family protein; the protein is MATSKVHPALKAVEKSGAQKVKVAVSDIDGILRGKYLHIDKFKGAAEPYPAGGFGFCDVVFGWDSSDQCYDNTSVTGWQHGFPDALARLDLNTARNVPWDNNVPFFIGEFVNSDGTPHPLCPRQTLKKVLKRAEKLGVSPMCGMEFEWFNFLEDSHSWQHKKGVDPTPLTPGMFGYSLLRMNQNREFFNAIQDEMLQFGVPIEGLHTETGPGVYEAAIAFSDALTQADRAILFKTGTKEIGARFGIMPSFMAKWNAALPGCSGHIHQSLSDGKMNLFADAKGRHGMSKVFESYLAGQVAHLMEFAPMFWPTINSYKRLVDGFWAPVKPTWGIDNRTASFRVISGSPKSTRLETRCPGADVNPYLAMAAVIAAGLDGVEKGMKLTAPAIHGTNGGAENIPRAPRTLIETTRNFQQSKVARDWLGDTFVDHFAATREWEWRQWLDGVTDWELKRYFEII
- a CDS encoding 2-aminoethylphosphonate--pyruvate transaminase, whose product is MQREAILLTPGPLTTTLRTKLAMLRDWGSWDSDFIAVTARVRKSLLNVIQGQETHVVVPLQGSGTFSVEAAVATVVPPSGHILVLDNGAYCKRAAKISTMMGRKTTLVPTPEDKAVSPIELEALLVKDPSITHVVLIHCETGAGVLNPLHEVAKVCEKHNKGLIVDAMSSFAAIEIDARSTRFDALIAASGKCLEGVPGMGFVFIRKAILDNCAGNNTSLAMDLHDQYVYMEKTGQWRFTPPTHVMVALAEAIQQFEDEGGQPARLKRYQRNYQTLIEGMAALGFKPYLDPSVQAPIIVTFHAPAHANYEFRKFYEAAKKHGFILYPGKLTEIETFRVGCIGAIGPIEMQQAVHAVALTLKELGIASGAPA
- a CDS encoding putative 2-aminoethylphosphonate ABC transporter permease subunit: MTLALTHVKQRTHWSEWFGFAGLALVLLILLAFLAAPLLAILQQAAQDDQGQFVGLRNFIGYLQTPSLLDSLWNSVWVSLLVTFIVVPLAFVFAYALTRSCMPGKTLFRSISLIPLLAPSLLSAISLIYWFGNQGVLKDAMQAVGISQIYGPAGVVIAECFAAFPHVLMILVTALALADARLYEAADALGTSTQRKFFTITLPGAKYGLISAALVSFTLVMTDFGIPKVIGGNFNMMATDIFKLVIGQQDFSKGSVVALLLLSPAVLSFAVDRYVSARQTAMLSARAVAYQPKPNARHDAIMLVYCTFIAILMLAMLGMAVFASFASFWPYDLSPSLRHYTLGLVDGEVGEGFVNSLKMASGTAFFGTLLVFVTAYLLEKTKGMNAVRAPLQLLAVIPMAVPGLVLGLGYIFFFNMPNNPLHGMYQSMALLTLCTIVHFYTTGHLTATTALKSLDAEFESVSASLKVPFYKTFWRVTLPICTPAMVDIARYFFINAMTTISAVVFLYSPETKVASIAILNLDEAGDIGAAAAMAVLIGLISTVATLLFALLSWFVDKRTQAWRVR
- a CDS encoding iron-containing alcohol dehydrogenase; translation: MSIDKFSFPTPIHFGVGARKLVGKHLQDLGYKRPLIVTDKAMADLPLMAEFISHLAGLDVAVYAGVHGNPTASQVTAGGVAFNAHKADCVIGLGGGASLDVAKVVGLSATHDGPILEYAWDHPKVRSISGALPYFVALPTTSGTGSEVGRSSVVSEDDTHQKRVIFHPKLLAQTVFADPELTVGLPGKITAATGMDALTHNIESYLSPAYHPLCDGIALEGTRIGAAALHTAVHEPSNLKARSDMMMSSMMGAIAFQKDLGAVHSCAHALGAVVDMHHGLANALMIDVVMAWNYEAVPEKFNELAHVCNVKGGGSAFVTWLKELKASIGITGSLSTHGVKPEHMARLVEIATADICHQTNPRPCTAADFEKLFKAAM